One Pseudomonas entomophila genomic window carries:
- a CDS encoding alpha/beta hydrolase family protein: MSSLTQPATAFCHTAADGYRLGGFRWRHATPDRQRPLVIVNAATSVRCRYYSRFADYLFAQGFDVLTYDYRGIGESRPASLRGFQASWSDWGRLDFEAMLQLAATEHPGQPVHVVGHSFGGWAIGLAPSAAQVKHAVLVGAQFAYWRDYAADQRWQLFGKWHVLMPLLTRVFGYFPGKRLGWLEDTPAGVVRDWSTRTPRYEQRPSGRLLETLPFAQVRAATLAISLTDDPFGTVAATERLLGYLDGAVGRHLRLAPVDISVEAIGHFAFFHDRFRESLWPIALSWLQQASLPAETPGRLL; the protein is encoded by the coding sequence ATGAGCAGCCTCACTCAACCCGCCACCGCCTTTTGCCACACCGCCGCCGACGGCTACCGCCTCGGAGGCTTTCGCTGGCGCCACGCCACACCCGACCGCCAGCGCCCGCTGGTGATCGTCAACGCCGCCACCTCGGTGCGCTGCCGTTACTACTCCCGTTTCGCCGACTACCTCTTCGCCCAGGGCTTCGATGTGCTGACCTACGACTACCGTGGCATCGGCGAGTCGCGCCCGGCTTCGCTGCGCGGGTTCCAGGCCAGCTGGAGCGATTGGGGGCGGTTGGATTTCGAGGCGATGCTGCAACTGGCCGCCACCGAGCACCCCGGCCAGCCGGTGCACGTGGTCGGGCACAGTTTCGGTGGTTGGGCGATCGGCCTGGCGCCGTCGGCCGCACAGGTGAAGCACGCGGTGCTGGTGGGCGCGCAGTTCGCCTACTGGCGCGACTACGCGGCGGATCAGCGCTGGCAGTTGTTCGGCAAATGGCATGTGCTGATGCCGCTGCTGACGCGAGTGTTCGGCTACTTCCCGGGCAAGCGCCTTGGTTGGCTGGAGGACACCCCGGCAGGGGTGGTGCGTGACTGGAGCACACGTACGCCACGTTACGAGCAGCGTCCCAGCGGTCGCTTGCTCGAAACGCTGCCATTCGCCCAGGTGCGGGCCGCCACCCTGGCCATCAGCCTGACCGACGACCCGTTCGGCACGGTGGCCGCGACCGAGCGGCTGTTGGGCTATCTGGACGGTGCCGTGGGCAGGCACCTGCGGCTGGCGCCTGTGGATATCTCGGTCGAGGCGATCGGCCATTTCGCCTTTTTCCACGACCGCTTCCGCGAAAGCCTGTGGCCGATCGCGTTGAGCTGGCTACAACAAGCCAGCCTCCCCGCCGAGACCCCAGGCCGGCTCCTGTAA
- a CDS encoding HopJ type III effector protein produces the protein MTDLNTLRSSLASGEHVFADTLAFVAAHYSYQPQAFDNGDVHNAAGQNEGSCKTLGLALLEGLSDQEALLAFGEHYRSVVATPEGSDHGNIRALIKHGLAGVKFAVQPLTRLA, from the coding sequence GTGACTGACCTGAACACCCTGCGCAGCAGCCTCGCCAGCGGCGAACACGTGTTTGCCGACACCCTGGCCTTCGTCGCCGCCCACTACAGCTACCAGCCCCAGGCCTTCGACAACGGCGACGTGCACAATGCCGCCGGGCAGAACGAAGGCTCGTGCAAGACCCTGGGCCTGGCCCTGCTGGAAGGGTTGAGCGACCAGGAAGCACTGCTGGCCTTCGGCGAGCACTACCGCAGCGTGGTGGCCACGCCCGAGGGCAGCGACCATGGCAATATCCGTGCGCTGATCAAGCACGGGCTGGCCGGCGTGAAGTTCGCCGTGCAGCCGCTGACGCGCCTGGCCTGA
- the folM gene encoding dihydromonapterin reductase encodes MLGHHARTDEQTAPHMNSPILITGASQRVGLALAIELAQAGHMVVSASRSLHPQAPHPNIRQFQADLTQAADRQALIDHLHSHYDGLRAVIHNASLWLDDGLDNLDTMFRLHVEAPYHLNLALGELLGKLDKADIIHICDETSSRGSKSHIGYAATKAALQNMVLSFAEKYAPKVRVNGILPGLLILKEGGDEQYRQQTLKKALLEFEPGARPLIDAVLFLLESQYSTGSQVVINGGRHLKNRMT; translated from the coding sequence ATGCTGGGGCATCACGCACGGACAGACGAACAGACCGCCCCGCACATGAACAGCCCAATCCTCATCACCGGAGCCAGCCAGCGCGTCGGGCTGGCCCTGGCCATTGAGCTGGCACAGGCCGGCCATATGGTGGTCAGCGCCAGCCGCAGCCTGCACCCGCAGGCGCCGCACCCGAACATCCGGCAGTTCCAGGCCGACCTGACACAAGCCGCCGACCGCCAGGCCCTGATCGACCACCTGCACAGCCACTACGACGGCCTGCGCGCGGTCATCCACAACGCCTCGCTGTGGCTCGACGACGGCCTCGACAACCTCGACACCATGTTCCGCCTGCACGTCGAGGCGCCCTACCATCTCAACCTGGCCCTCGGCGAACTGCTAGGCAAGCTGGACAAGGCCGACATCATCCATATCTGCGACGAAACCTCCTCGCGCGGCAGCAAGAGCCACATCGGCTACGCGGCCACCAAGGCGGCCTTGCAGAACATGGTGCTGTCGTTCGCCGAAAAGTACGCGCCCAAGGTGCGTGTCAACGGTATCCTGCCGGGCCTGCTCATTCTCAAGGAAGGTGGCGACGAGCAGTACCGCCAGCAGACGCTGAAAAAAGCCCTGCTCGAATTCGAACCCGGCGCCCGCCCGCTGATCGATGCCGTGCTGTTCCTGCTCGAAAGCCAGTACAGCACCGGCAGCCAGGTGGTCATCAACGGTGGCCGCCATCTGAAGAACCGCATGACCTGA
- a CDS encoding agmatine deiminase family protein, with protein MTLSLDSGWRMPAEWARHAATWMIWPHNQALWESGWGVTLADVQRDYARVAATIARFEPVKMVVDPSAIAIARELCGPGVELIELAVDDSWCRDSGPTFLTHPQHGVAGLSWRFNAWGGKSEHGKDRSLARRILDQLGFEGLSTPLCNEGGAIHVDGEGTLITTESVLLNPNRNPGLSKAEFEDCFARLLGIRKTIWLPGDPQYVTGDMTDGHVDGVCAFARPGVLLVDATHDQGSVYAEVARENRRALELATDAQGRSFELLDLYEASAAVDPNAEVFCASYTNFYLANGAVIMPAYGIDADQAAAQQLALAFPGREVVPVRIDHIAHGGGGIHCITQQQPAWQGARP; from the coding sequence ATGACCCTGTCCCTCGACAGCGGCTGGCGCATGCCCGCCGAATGGGCCCGCCACGCCGCCACCTGGATGATCTGGCCTCACAACCAAGCGCTGTGGGAATCGGGCTGGGGCGTGACCCTGGCCGACGTGCAGCGCGACTATGCCCGTGTCGCCGCCACCATCGCCCGCTTCGAGCCGGTGAAGATGGTGGTCGATCCCTCGGCCATCGCCATCGCTCGCGAACTGTGCGGCCCTGGTGTCGAACTGATCGAACTGGCCGTTGACGACAGCTGGTGCCGCGACAGCGGCCCGACCTTCCTGACCCACCCGCAACACGGCGTGGCCGGCCTGAGCTGGCGCTTCAATGCCTGGGGCGGCAAGTCCGAGCACGGCAAGGACCGCAGCCTGGCCCGGCGCATCCTCGACCAGCTCGGTTTCGAGGGCCTGAGCACCCCGCTGTGCAACGAAGGCGGCGCCATCCACGTGGACGGCGAAGGCACGCTGATCACCACCGAGTCGGTGCTGCTCAACCCCAACCGCAACCCGGGCCTGAGCAAGGCCGAGTTCGAGGACTGCTTCGCCCGCCTGCTGGGCATCCGCAAGACCATCTGGCTGCCGGGCGACCCGCAGTACGTCACCGGCGACATGACCGACGGCCATGTCGATGGCGTGTGCGCCTTCGCCCGCCCCGGCGTGCTGCTGGTGGATGCCACCCACGACCAGGGTTCGGTATACGCCGAGGTGGCCCGTGAGAACCGCCGCGCCCTGGAACTGGCCACCGATGCCCAGGGCCGCTCGTTCGAACTGCTCGACCTGTACGAAGCCAGCGCCGCCGTCGACCCGAACGCGGAAGTGTTCTGCGCCTCATACACCAACTTCTACCTGGCCAACGGCGCCGTGATCATGCCCGCCTACGGCATCGACGCCGACCAGGCCGCCGCGCAGCAACTGGCCCTGGCCTTCCCCGGCCGCGAAGTCGTGCCGGTGCGCATCGACCACATCGCCCACGGCGGCGGCGGCATCCACTGCATCACCCAGCAGCAGCCGGCCTGGCAGGGAGCGCGCCCATGA
- a CDS encoding antibiotic biosynthesis monooxygenase — MSTPVTLMVSRRAAHGRYQDLLAWLHEGEQLATDFPGYLGSGILAPPGDGDEFQIIFRFTDEHTLHAWEHSASRRTWLQRGDGLFERPKERRVSGIDDWFGTNMVQKPPRWKQATAIWLAFFPVSLLFNLLFGHWLAPLDLLPRVLISTLALTPVMVYLFIPLSTRLLAGWLNPAPRPEQERSSGLRSR, encoded by the coding sequence ATGTCTACCCCCGTCACCCTGATGGTGTCGCGCCGCGCCGCCCACGGCCGCTACCAGGACCTGCTGGCCTGGCTGCACGAAGGCGAGCAGCTGGCCACCGACTTCCCCGGCTATCTCGGCTCGGGCATCCTCGCGCCGCCTGGCGACGGCGATGAGTTCCAGATCATTTTCCGCTTCACCGACGAACACACGCTGCACGCCTGGGAGCATTCCGCCTCGCGCCGCACCTGGCTGCAACGCGGCGACGGCCTGTTCGAACGCCCCAAAGAGAGGCGTGTCAGCGGTATCGACGACTGGTTCGGCACCAACATGGTGCAAAAGCCGCCGCGCTGGAAGCAGGCCACGGCCATCTGGCTGGCGTTCTTTCCGGTCTCGTTGCTGTTCAACCTGCTGTTCGGACACTGGCTGGCGCCGCTCGACCTGCTGCCCCGCGTGCTGATCAGCACCCTGGCCCTGACACCGGTGATGGTGTACCTGTTCATCCCCCTGTCGACCCGCTTGCTGGCCGGCTGGCTGAACCCGGCCCCACGCCCGGAGCAAGAGCGCTCCAGCGGCCTGCGCAGCCGCTGA
- a CDS encoding alpha/beta fold hydrolase: MPLAEIPLCVWRTRSMSFSFRGQSIRYWTAGQGEPLLLLHGFPTASWDWHYLWAPLTQRYRVVACDMLGFGDSAKPPDHDYSLLEQADLQQALLAHLQIDQPVHLLAHDYGGSVAQELLARHHEQRLEIASCVFLNSGLFPESCRVLLIQKLLLSRLGWLVGRSFGRDDLVRNVTQVYGPCTHPSESALDDYWSLIAANHGPRILHKLINFLPERRAQRERWVSALQRASVPLRFINGAVDPLSGMHMVERYRQVVPDPDTVVLQGIGHYPHTEAPVQVLRHYLAFREQPLSFIPQKVAWS, translated from the coding sequence ATGCCTCTGGCCGAGATACCACTGTGCGTCTGGCGTACCCGGAGCATGAGTTTCAGCTTCCGAGGCCAGAGCATCCGCTACTGGACGGCAGGGCAAGGAGAGCCGCTGCTATTGCTTCACGGTTTCCCCACCGCCAGCTGGGATTGGCACTACCTGTGGGCACCGCTCACCCAACGCTACCGTGTGGTGGCCTGCGACATGCTGGGCTTCGGTGATTCAGCCAAGCCCCCGGACCACGACTACAGCCTGCTGGAGCAGGCCGACCTGCAACAGGCGCTGCTCGCCCACCTGCAGATCGACCAGCCGGTGCACTTGCTGGCCCACGACTACGGCGGCAGCGTGGCCCAGGAGCTGCTGGCGCGGCATCATGAGCAGCGTCTGGAGATTGCCAGCTGCGTGTTTCTCAACAGCGGGCTGTTCCCGGAAAGCTGCCGGGTGCTGCTGATCCAGAAACTGTTGCTCAGCCGCCTGGGCTGGCTGGTCGGGCGCTCGTTCGGGCGCGACGACCTGGTGCGCAATGTCACCCAGGTCTACGGGCCCTGCACGCACCCCAGCGAGAGCGCCCTGGATGACTACTGGAGCCTGATCGCCGCCAATCACGGCCCGCGCATCCTGCACAAACTCATCAACTTCCTGCCCGAACGTCGGGCCCAGCGTGAACGCTGGGTCAGTGCCTTGCAGCGCGCGAGCGTGCCGCTACGCTTCATCAATGGCGCGGTAGACCCGTTGTCGGGCATGCACATGGTCGAGCGTTACCGGCAGGTGGTGCCGGATCCGGACACCGTCGTGCTGCAGGGGATCGGCCACTACCCGCACACCGAGGCGCCGGTGCAGGTGTTGCGCCATTACCTGGCGTTTCGTGAACAGCCGTTGAGTTTCATCCCGCAGAAGGTTGCCTGGTCGTGA
- a CDS encoding LysR substrate-binding domain-containing protein: protein MLKHWPPLNALRGFEAAARLGSFHKAAEALNLTQSAISQQIRSLESYLEQPLFHRSGRSVSLTDAGHDLLSTTQALLQQLAVGIRRLDQYRKPNQLVVNTTPAFARHWLLPRLADFHLRHPDVDLWLFTSFEVPDMASETIDLAIRDDIGPQAECSFTVLHQDQLYPACHPALPETGRTTLHGEREMDWSHWQLEGGEDVGQQGKGLNFSDPGLLLEAAGEGLGIALVSQLLARRMVDEGRLRPLSGQRVRGPVWSCLVHWESQEDPLARQFLAWLREALQPASA from the coding sequence ATGCTCAAACACTGGCCCCCGCTAAACGCCCTGCGTGGCTTCGAAGCCGCCGCCCGCCTGGGCAGCTTCCACAAGGCCGCCGAGGCCCTGAACCTCACCCAATCGGCGATCAGCCAGCAGATCCGCAGCCTGGAGAGCTACCTGGAGCAGCCGTTGTTCCACCGTAGCGGGCGCAGCGTCAGCCTGACCGATGCCGGGCATGACTTGCTCAGCACCACCCAGGCCCTGCTGCAGCAACTGGCGGTGGGGATTCGTCGCCTCGATCAATACCGCAAGCCCAACCAGTTGGTGGTCAACACCACGCCGGCCTTTGCGCGGCACTGGTTGTTGCCGCGCCTGGCGGACTTCCACCTGCGTCACCCGGACGTCGATTTGTGGCTGTTCACCAGCTTCGAGGTGCCGGACATGGCCAGCGAGACCATCGACCTGGCGATTCGCGACGACATCGGGCCGCAGGCTGAATGCAGCTTCACCGTGCTGCACCAGGACCAGCTGTATCCGGCCTGTCACCCGGCGTTGCCCGAGACTGGGCGCACCACCTTGCACGGCGAGCGGGAGATGGACTGGAGCCATTGGCAGCTGGAAGGGGGCGAGGACGTGGGGCAGCAGGGCAAAGGGCTGAACTTCTCCGACCCGGGGTTGCTGCTGGAAGCGGCGGGCGAGGGGCTGGGGATCGCGTTGGTCAGCCAGTTGCTGGCGCGGCGGATGGTCGATGAGGGCCGCTTGCGGCCCTTGTCCGGGCAGCGTGTGCGCGGGCCGGTGTGGAGTTGCCTGGTGCATTGGGAAAGCCAGGAGGATCCGCTGGCGCGGCAGTTCCTGGCGTGGTTGCGTGAAGCCTTGCAGCCAGCGTCGGCCTGA
- a CDS encoding DUF1244 domain-containing protein: protein MTPQQQLELEAAAFRRLVDHLQKRTDVQNIDLMNLSGFCRNCLSKWLKAAADDRQIELSLDDAREQVYGMPYNDWKALHQKEASAEQQAAFEQGKPRD from the coding sequence ATGACCCCGCAACAACAGCTCGAACTCGAAGCCGCCGCGTTCCGGCGCCTGGTCGACCATCTGCAAAAGCGCACCGACGTGCAGAACATCGACCTGATGAACCTGTCCGGCTTCTGCCGCAACTGCCTGTCGAAATGGCTCAAGGCCGCCGCCGACGATCGCCAGATCGAACTGAGCCTGGACGATGCCCGCGAGCAGGTGTACGGCATGCCCTACAACGATTGGAAAGCCCTTCACCAGAAAGAAGCCAGCGCCGAGCAGCAAGCGGCGTTCGAACAAGGAAAACCCCGTGACTGA
- a CDS encoding LrgB family protein produces the protein MSLEPMPVFWLVLTLAAYLGSRWLYRRSGRYLLSPLILVPALLLAVAVPLHTAYAEYARNTHWLMGVLGPVTVAFAVPIWQQRAMLARHWPALLVGMLAGSVASIGSSWVLAHLLALDEAVSLSLLPRSITTPFAMPVAQDLGGVPELTAVFVMFTGVLGALFGGVLLRWLPLRTPLARGALFGVGAHGAGVSRAQEVGREEGSVAGLVMVLTGLLNLLAAPLLVMLL, from the coding sequence ATGAGCCTTGAGCCCATGCCGGTGTTCTGGCTTGTGCTGACCCTGGCGGCCTATCTCGGCAGTCGCTGGCTGTACCGGCGCAGCGGGCGCTATCTGTTGTCGCCGTTGATCCTGGTGCCGGCCCTGCTGCTGGCGGTGGCCGTGCCGCTGCACACCGCCTACGCCGAATACGCGCGCAACACCCATTGGCTGATGGGTGTGCTGGGCCCGGTGACCGTGGCTTTCGCCGTGCCGATCTGGCAGCAGCGAGCCATGCTGGCCCGGCACTGGCCGGCGCTGCTGGTGGGCATGCTGGCCGGCAGCGTGGCGTCGATCGGCAGTTCGTGGGTGCTGGCGCATCTGCTGGCGCTGGACGAGGCGGTCAGCCTGTCGCTGCTGCCGCGCTCGATCACCACGCCGTTCGCCATGCCGGTGGCCCAGGACCTGGGCGGCGTGCCGGAGCTGACGGCGGTGTTCGTGATGTTCACCGGGGTGCTGGGCGCGCTGTTTGGCGGCGTGCTGCTGCGCTGGCTGCCGTTGCGCACGCCGCTGGCCCGTGGCGCGCTGTTCGGGGTCGGCGCCCATGGCGCGGGTGTGAGCCGGGCCCAGGAAGTGGGGCGCGAGGAGGGTTCGGTGGCCGGGTTGGTCATGGTCCTGACCGGCCTGCTCAACCTGCTGGCCGCACCACTGCTGGTCATGCTGCTGTGA
- a CDS encoding CidA/LrgA family protein encodes MNAEILKKTLRLLAELAVLLALFLIGGQLAAWLAWPIPGGVMGLALLLALFATGVVKPATLQLGAKWLMAEMLLFFIPALMSLLDYGSLLRSEGWRILLVIAVSTLLVMVVTAVTVELVCRWRLRHEP; translated from the coding sequence ATGAATGCCGAAATACTCAAGAAAACCCTCCGCCTGCTCGCCGAGCTGGCGGTGTTGCTCGCCCTGTTCCTGATCGGTGGCCAACTCGCCGCCTGGCTTGCCTGGCCGATCCCTGGTGGCGTGATGGGCCTGGCCCTGTTGCTGGCGCTGTTTGCCACCGGCGTGGTCAAGCCTGCCACCTTGCAGCTGGGCGCCAAGTGGCTGATGGCCGAGATGCTGTTGTTCTTCATCCCGGCGCTGATGAGCCTGCTGGACTACGGCAGCCTGCTGCGCAGCGAGGGCTGGCGCATCCTGCTGGTAATAGCCGTGAGCACCTTGCTGGTGATGGTGGTCACCGCCGTGACCGTGGAGCTGGTGTGCCGCTGGAGGTTGCGCCATGAGCCTTGA
- a CDS encoding LysR family transcriptional regulator, producing MEFKQLRSFIEVVHRGGFTQAASTLHISQSAVSKQVAQLEQAIGQPLLERQGSQLHLTAAGRIVLQRGEVLMRQRQELLNELDDLSQLARGELRLGLPLLGSDALFAGLFAEYRRRYPNISVHLLEGGSRMVEQAVKSGELELGGSLTPSDPAFDYQPFCNEALEALLPADHALAGQAEVELGQLADTPFLLYQRSFVLNDRLLSACQQVGFTPKEGGRSGQADFLAALVAAGQGVVLLPGIVARALERPGVVRLPLRAPDYLKWDIAFIWRRGAYLSRAAKAWLALLREPR from the coding sequence ATGGAATTCAAACAACTGCGCAGTTTCATCGAGGTTGTCCATCGCGGCGGCTTCACCCAGGCGGCGAGCACCTTGCACATCAGCCAGTCGGCAGTAAGCAAGCAGGTCGCCCAGCTGGAGCAAGCCATCGGCCAGCCCTTGCTGGAGCGACAAGGCTCGCAACTGCACCTGACCGCCGCCGGGCGCATCGTCCTGCAACGCGGCGAAGTGCTGATGCGCCAGCGCCAGGAACTGCTCAATGAACTGGACGACTTGAGCCAGCTGGCCCGTGGTGAGCTGCGCCTCGGCCTGCCGCTGCTGGGCAGCGATGCTCTTTTTGCCGGACTTTTCGCCGAATACCGGCGACGCTACCCGAATATCAGCGTGCATTTGCTCGAAGGCGGCAGCCGCATGGTCGAGCAGGCGGTCAAGAGCGGAGAGCTGGAGCTCGGTGGCAGCCTGACACCAAGCGATCCGGCGTTCGACTACCAGCCGTTCTGCAACGAGGCGTTGGAAGCCTTGCTGCCGGCCGATCATGCCCTGGCGGGGCAGGCCGAGGTCGAACTGGGGCAACTGGCCGATACGCCGTTCCTGCTGTACCAGCGCAGCTTCGTGCTCAACGATCGCTTGCTCAGCGCTTGCCAGCAGGTGGGGTTCACGCCGAAGGAAGGCGGGCGCAGTGGCCAGGCGGACTTTCTCGCCGCGCTGGTGGCGGCGGGCCAAGGCGTGGTGCTGTTGCCGGGCATCGTGGCGCGGGCGCTGGAGCGGCCCGGGGTGGTGCGCCTGCCGTTGCGGGCGCCGGATTACCTGAAGTGGGATATCGCCTTCATCTGGCGGCGGGGGGCGTACCTGTCGCGGGCGGCGAAGGCGTGGCTGGCATTGCTGCGGGAACCCCGTTGA
- a CDS encoding IS256 family transposase, translating to MPTKKKPLRDLPKIPKELLEQFGEGLMTAEAIEDASAAFKKALIERALHAELGHHLGYPPGAQRPEDETNQRNGKSGKTVLTGDGPLRLEIPRDRDGSFSPILIPKHERRYTGFDDKIIAMYARGMTVREIRAFLSEQYGTEVSPDFISSVTDEVMDEIGAWQQRPLEPMYPVIFFDALRVKIREEGLVRNKAIYLALGVLPDGTRDILGIWIENTEGAKFWMKVFNDLKTRGVEDVLIAVTDGLKGMPEALSAVFPETTLQTCIVHLIRNSLDFAAWDKRRALAKELKPIYQAINAEAAEQALDEFENGPWGEKYPTVVAAWRRAWDRVIPFFVFPPAIRKVIYTTNAIESINAQLRKVIKTRGHFPNDDAATKLIWLGLRNITANWGKPAHDWKSAMNQFAILYGDRFIRPTW from the coding sequence ATGCCAACCAAAAAGAAACCCTTGCGTGACCTGCCCAAAATCCCCAAAGAGCTGCTGGAGCAGTTCGGTGAGGGCCTAATGACCGCAGAAGCTATCGAGGATGCCTCCGCGGCGTTCAAGAAGGCCCTGATCGAACGCGCTCTGCATGCCGAGCTTGGCCACCACCTGGGCTATCCGCCGGGCGCGCAGCGCCCAGAGGATGAAACCAACCAGCGTAACGGCAAGAGTGGCAAGACGGTTTTAACGGGGGATGGCCCGCTGCGGCTGGAAATTCCTCGCGATCGAGACGGCAGTTTTTCGCCCATTCTGATCCCCAAGCACGAGCGGCGGTACACCGGTTTCGATGACAAGATCATCGCCATGTACGCCCGTGGAATGACGGTCAGAGAGATCCGAGCCTTTTTGTCCGAGCAGTATGGAACAGAGGTCTCACCCGACTTCATCAGCTCTGTGACAGACGAGGTCATGGACGAGATTGGCGCGTGGCAACAGCGGCCACTGGAGCCGATGTACCCGGTCATTTTCTTCGATGCACTGCGGGTGAAGATCCGCGAAGAGGGCCTGGTGCGCAACAAGGCCATTTACCTGGCCCTGGGCGTCCTCCCCGACGGGACGCGGGATATCCTGGGCATCTGGATCGAGAACACCGAGGGCGCGAAGTTTTGGATGAAGGTCTTTAACGATCTCAAGACGCGCGGTGTCGAAGATGTGCTGATTGCCGTGACCGATGGCCTCAAAGGTATGCCAGAGGCTCTCAGTGCCGTGTTTCCAGAGACGACGTTGCAAACGTGCATCGTGCACCTGATCCGCAACAGCCTCGACTTCGCGGCCTGGGACAAGCGGCGGGCTCTGGCCAAGGAGCTGAAGCCGATTTACCAAGCCATTAATGCTGAAGCGGCTGAGCAAGCACTCGATGAGTTTGAGAACGGGCCGTGGGGCGAGAAATATCCAACGGTGGTGGCTGCCTGGAGACGCGCCTGGGATCGAGTGATTCCATTTTTCGTCTTCCCACCGGCCATCAGAAAGGTGATTTACACCACCAACGCCATCGAGAGCATCAACGCCCAGCTACGCAAGGTCATCAAGACTCGCGGGCATTTCCCGAATGATGACGCAGCGACCAAACTGATTTGGTTGGGATTGCGCAACATAACAGCCAATTGGGGAAAACCGGCCCATGATTGGAAAAGCGCGATGAATCAATTTGCGATTCTGTACGGAGATCGGTTCATCAGGCCGACCTGGTGA
- a CDS encoding flavodoxin: MKVAIISGSVYGTAEEVARHAESLLKAAGLEAWHASRATLQDLEGFAPEALLAVTSTTGMGELPDNLMPLFSAIRDTLPAAWRGLPGAVIGLGDSSYGDTYCGGGEQMRELFAELGVREVLPMLRLDASETVTPETDAEPWLAEFAAALKG; the protein is encoded by the coding sequence ATGAAAGTCGCCATTATTTCCGGTTCGGTGTATGGCACCGCCGAAGAAGTCGCCCGTCACGCCGAGTCCCTGCTCAAGGCGGCAGGCCTTGAAGCCTGGCACGCCTCCCGTGCCACCCTGCAGGATCTCGAGGGTTTTGCCCCCGAAGCGTTGTTGGCGGTGACTTCGACCACCGGTATGGGCGAGCTGCCCGATAACCTGATGCCGCTGTTCAGCGCCATCCGCGACACCCTGCCAGCAGCATGGCGTGGTTTGCCGGGCGCGGTGATCGGCCTGGGCGATTCGAGTTATGGCGATACGTATTGCGGGGGCGGCGAGCAGATGCGCGAATTGTTCGCCGAGTTGGGGGTGCGGGAGGTGCTGCCGATGCTGAGGCTCGATGCCAGTGAGACGGTGACGCCGGAAACCGATGCCGAGCCATGGTTGGCGGAGTTCGCGGCAGCGCTCAAGGGCTGA
- the fabV gene encoding enoyl-ACP reductase FabV, translating to MAIIHPKVRGFICTTTHPKGCELNVRDQIEATRKLGVREDGPKKVLVIGASSGYGLAARITAAFGFKADTLGVFFEKPGTETKAGTAGWYNAAAFDKFAKAEGLYSKSINGDAFSDEARAKVIELIKNEMGGKVDLVIYSLASPVRKLPQTGELVRSALKPIGKPYKSTAIDTNKDTIIEASIEPATEQEIADTVTVMGGQDWELWIDALNAAGVLAPQARTVAFSYIGSDITWPIYWDGALGKAKQDLDETAQRLGKKVGGSANVAVLKSVVTQASSAIPVMPLYLSMVFKIMQEKGIHEGTQHQLDRMFRDRMYREDGAPAALDDEGRLRLDDWELRDDVQDACRAMWPKVTTENLFELTDYAGYKKQFLNLFGFERADVNYDEDVATDVKFDCVEL from the coding sequence TTGGCCATCATTCATCCCAAGGTTCGCGGTTTCATCTGCACCACGACTCACCCCAAGGGCTGCGAGCTCAACGTCCGTGACCAGATCGAAGCCACCCGCAAGCTGGGCGTGCGCGAGGATGGTCCGAAGAAGGTCCTGGTGATCGGCGCCTCCAGCGGCTACGGCCTGGCCGCGCGCATCACCGCGGCGTTCGGCTTCAAGGCCGACACCCTGGGCGTGTTCTTCGAAAAGCCGGGCACCGAGACCAAGGCCGGTACCGCCGGCTGGTACAACGCTGCCGCCTTCGACAAGTTCGCCAAGGCCGAAGGCCTGTACAGCAAGTCGATCAACGGTGACGCCTTCTCCGACGAAGCCCGCGCCAAAGTGATCGAGCTGATCAAGAACGAAATGGGCGGCAAGGTCGACCTGGTCATCTACTCCCTGGCCTCGCCGGTGCGCAAGCTGCCGCAGACCGGTGAGCTGGTGCGTTCGGCACTCAAACCAATCGGCAAGCCGTACAAATCGACCGCCATCGATACCAACAAGGACACCATCATCGAGGCCAGCATCGAGCCGGCCACCGAGCAGGAAATCGCCGACACCGTCACTGTCATGGGTGGCCAGGACTGGGAGCTGTGGATCGATGCCCTGAACGCCGCTGGCGTGCTGGCGCCGCAGGCTCGCACCGTGGCCTTCAGCTACATCGGCTCCGACATCACCTGGCCGATCTATTGGGACGGCGCGCTGGGCAAGGCCAAGCAGGACCTGGACGAAACCGCCCAGCGCCTGGGCAAGAAAGTCGGTGGCAGTGCCAACGTTGCGGTGCTGAAGTCGGTGGTTACCCAGGCCAGTTCGGCGATCCCGGTGATGCCGCTGTACCTGTCGATGGTGTTCAAGATCATGCAGGAGAAGGGTATCCACGAAGGTACCCAGCACCAGCTGGACCGCATGTTCCGTGACCGCATGTACCGTGAGGACGGTGCGCCGGCGGCCCTGGACGACGAAGGCCGTCTGCGTCTGGACGACTGGGAGCTGCGTGATGACGTGCAGGACGCCTGCCGTGCCATGTGGCCGAAGGTGACCACCGAGAACCTGTTCGAACTGACCGACTACGCCGGTTACAAGAAGCAGTTCCTCAACCTGTTCGGCTTCGAGCGTGCTGACGTCAACTATGACGAAGACGTGGCCACCGATGTGAAGTTCGACTGCGTCGAGCTGTAA